A single window of Plectropomus leopardus isolate mb chromosome 12, YSFRI_Pleo_2.0, whole genome shotgun sequence DNA harbors:
- the LOC121951982 gene encoding gastrotropin-like, whose product MAFTGRWETETQEGYDAFCKLLGIPDDIIEKGRDYKLITEVTQDGDTFTWTQLYPANAKVTNTFTIGKECDMETIGGKKFKATVNMEGGKLSTAFPNYHHTTEISGGKLVETSKAGSVVLKRTSKKI is encoded by the exons ATGGCCTTCACTGGAAGATGGGAAACTGAGACCCAGGAGGGATATGATGCTTTCTGCAAGCTGCTTG GTATCCCAGATGACATTATCGAGAAAGGCCGTGACTACAAACTGATCACAGAGGTCACCCAGGATGGCGATACCTTCACCTGGACCCAGCTCTACCCAGCAAACGCCAAGGTCACCAACACATTCACCATCGGCAAGGAGTGCGACATGGAGACCATCGGAGGAAAGAAATTCAAG GCCACAGTGAACATGGAAGGAGGCAAGCTGAGCACAGCCTTCCCCAACTACCACCACACCACTGAGATCAGCGGAGGCAAGCTCGTCGAG ACCTCCAAAGCCGGCTCTGTAGTGCTGAAGAGAACCAGCAAGAAGATCTAA